The Bacteroidia bacterium genomic interval GCATTGACACCAATCATATATTTATGTGGGGTAGCAGTGCTGGTACATTTTTGAGCTTATCACTGATGTATTGTAGCGATCAGGAAAGACCATCCAGCGCAAACAGTGGCTTCTTACAACCCGATTTAGGATGCAAGGATTGTGTAGGCAATAATTACCATCATCGTGGCAGACCGGATGCCTTGGTAGGATGCTGGGGTGCCATTGCCGATACCTCTTGGATTAGTCCGGCGGAATATAAACCCACCATTATGTTTCATGGCGATATTGATCCGGTGGTTCCTTACTCGGAAGGTTATCCATTTTCAGCATTATTTACTGCACCATGGGTTTTCGGATCTCAACGAATGGATCAACGCCTCAATCATCTTAACCTCAACCATGAATTTTATATCGGCACCAACCAATTACACGAATACTGGGGAGTAGTAAACGGCATATTTCCTCCCGGACCAGTAACAGACCCCGACTACCCGGATATTATTCAAAAATCAGCCTTGTTTCTATACCAGGTTCTTGGAGAACCCGGCTGCTCCGCCGTTGGAATCAATATCTCTGAGCAAGAAAAGTGCTATGCCTTTTACTCAGAAGGTGAAATTCATATCAATTGTCCCAAGAACCAAATACTTAAATTGTACAACTTAGATGGAAAACTAATACAATCCTTTCAACTTAATAAGGGTTTAAATTCACAAAAAACTCAACTTCCATCCGGATTATACATTTTAAGGGGGGATTTCGAACTTATAAAGCTTAATATTCAAGATTAGTCTAAAAAGTCTCGTTTAGCAAAGGTTTGGGTATAATTTTGGAGATAATGAAAATCCCCTCAACCCTTTGGATGGCTATTCTAGGCCTTAGCTGCATTGGCCTTGCCTCTTGCAAAAAAACCGATGAAATAACCAATGATTTGGTAGAAGAATATATTTTAGATGGATTCTACCAAAAAGGCGACCCTGCCGATGGTGGCCTAATCTTTGAAATTGATGGAAATACAGGCTATTTTACCGATTTTGGTGATAGCTACTTAGGAAACAATCCCAGCTTAATAAAAGTTGGCGATGTATATTTGAAAAACATCACCAAAATTGGCACTAACAAATGGAAAGCCGATCATTTGCATGCAGAATATGCAGTGATCAGTATTCCAAATGGCTTTCATTTTGAAGAAACCGAAATCACCTTATCTAAATCGAACGGAATTATCACTTTGGAGTTTTCCAATCCGGACAAATGGGACATGACCTTCACCAAAATTACCGACCCATCCAATGGTGGTGGTGGCGGTGGCGGTGGCGGCGGTGGTTCAACAATTGACACCATACTGGCTCAGGATTTTTCCGGAAATGTGGGGGATCGGATTCCATTTTCTTTTAATTGTCCGGCAGGAACAACTAAACTAACTGTAAAGACAATTGAAACAACTCCCGGATCTTATTTAAACTATGCAGATATGTTCCTGAGACAAGGAAGTACTCCTAACATCAACCACAATCCACCAACTGACTATTCCTATACTTGGACTGCCGATTGTGCCGGAGTTAACCCCAATGCAGATTCAGAAATTTGTGTTTTCTCTAACCCTACTTCCGGAAACTGGTATGGAACCCTTTACGCCTACAATCATTATTTTAACTCCCGGGTTTTGGTCATAGTTGAAAAATAGCCAGAATGGAATAGAACAATTTTACCAATGTTATTTGGAAAATAGTCCAAAAACTAATTTGAAAATTACAGTGGTAAAGGATTAAGCAAATGCTGTTTAGGCTGACAATAGGTATAGGATAAAATTTAAAAAGAAAGCAATTCTTCCAATTTCAACTTAACCTTTTCTGCATTGGGTAACATAGCTTGTTCCAACGTGGAGTTTAATGGTATTGCAGGAAGATTCTCAGCTCCTTGTGTTAGGACGGGGGCGTCTAAACTTCGGAAACAATTTTGTTGAATTCGGGCAGCAATGCTTTGAGCAAAGCTATTATTTACTGCTTCTTCGGTTAGCACCAAACACCTTCCATGTTTCTTTGCAGCCTGGAATATGGCTTCCTCATCGAGTGGATATAAGGTTCGCAAATCGAGCACCTCTACCCTTCCTTCAAATGCTTTTGCAGCATTCATGGCCCAATAAACACCCATGCCATAAGTTATTACCACACAAGTTGTATGAGTGAAGGAAGTATTAGCCTCTTGTACCAACCTTGCTTTGCCAAAAGGTATAACATAATCTTCATCCGGCTCCACAGTTTTTGCTTCTTCAGTACCTTTAATTTTCGACCAATACAATCCTTTATGCTCAAGCATTACAACCGGATTTGGATCATAATATGCAGCTTTCATCAGGCCTTTTAAATCAGCTCCTGTGCTAGGGTAGGCAATTTTAATCCCTCGAATATTGGTTAAAACCGACTCAACACTGGATGAATGGTAAGGACCACCGCTACCATAAGCACCAATCGGTACCCTTATAATACAACTAACCGGCCATTTTCCATCACTCAAATAACACGAACGACTTACTTCCGTAAATAACTGATTCAGTCCAGGCCAAATATAATCTGCAAACTGAACTTCCACAATTGGTTTTAACCCAACAGCACTCATCCCAACGGTACTTCCAATAATAAATGCCTCCTGGATTGGGGTATTAAAAACCCGGTTACTTCCAAACTTTTGAGCTAGTGTAGCAGCTTCCCTAAACACACCTCCTAGTCTCAGCCCAACATCTTGTCCGTATAGTAAACTTTCCGGATGCTTCTCCATTATTTCCTGTACAGCAAAAAGTGCACAATCTACCATCACGGTCTTTTCTTTACCTTGAGGCGACCGCTGTCCCTTCTCACTTACAATTGGTGTTGGAGCAAAATCATGATTAAACAAATCCGCCGGTTGTGGATCCGGAGCTAGCAATGCCTCTGCATAATCTTTTTCAACACGCAATTGGGAAGCCTTTTGGATGGTATCAATTTCGCTGGCCTCAAGTCCGGCAGCAAGTAACTGTCTACGCAACCTGGGCATAGGGTCACGCAAAGCTGATTTTTCTAAATCGTCTCGATACCATTCTTTTCTCACACCACTTGTATGGTGGTTAAGAAGCGGAACTTTTGCATGCACTAAAAAAGGCCTTCTTTCATTCCGAATTAGCCCCATTACTTCTTGTATGGTTTGATAACAGGACGTGAAATCAGTACCATCAATGCTACGAGTTTCTAATCCCTTAAACCCCTTGGCATATTCAGCGGCATTCTGAGCCCGGGTTTCTGTTGCATTGGCACTAATATCCCATTCATTATCTTGCACCAAATACAAAATGGGCAGTTTTTTAAGTACAGCCATTTGGAAGGCTTCGGCCACTTCTCCTTCCGTAACAGAAGCATCGCCAAGCGAACAAACTACCAAAGGATAATTCCCTTCAAAATCAGCTGTTAATCCTTGCAGTTCTTTGTATTGAATACCCATGGCCACTCCGGTGGCCGGAATTGCTTGCATTCCGGTGGCAGAAGATTGCATAGGTATCTTGGGCATGGTATCCCGTTTTAAACTTGGATGAGAATAGTAGGTTCTGCCTCCTGAAAACGGATCGTTTCGCTTAGCCAACAATTGAAGCATAAGCTCATAGGGTGTCATACCTATAGAAAGCAGAATAGAATCGTCGCGGTAATAGGCTGAAAGGTAGTCGTATTTTGTTAATTGCATACCTACTGCTATCTGAATAGCTTCATGTCCACGACTGGTAGCATGCACATATTTAGCTGTAACAGCTGCATTTTTCTCATACAACTCAGCCATAGAATAGGCAGTACACATTAATTCCCAAGCACTTAACAGGGTCTCTGTGGAAACAGCTTGGGCTTTCTTTTCGGAGTATAACACTTCGGCCATCAGGTTAATTCAGGTGGACAAATGTAGGTATTTGGAAATATGCACAAACAAAAAAGGCCGCCCATTCGATGGACAGCCTTTCGATTATTAATCACACATTTATTTATTTAATGGCTTTCGCTATTTTTCCACCAAGGGTTTTTCCCATTTTCTCATAACTTTCTGCCAAACGAGTTCCTGCATCAAAGTCATATCCACTAAACTGGGATCCGGGAGTGTTAAGAGCATCTGCTTCGTAAAGCACATTGGATGGATTGGCTGTTTCTACAATTTTGATATGAAAATCTACATATGCAGGTTGTTTGTATACACCAACATTTACCCCTGGCTCGGTACGAGTTGTTATCAAAATTACAGTGTATTTGGCTTCTGTTGCACCACTTTTTACCACCATTCCGGCTCCGTCTAATTGCTTGTTCATGAGTTCTTCAAAATGAGGTTGATACCTTTGCTCTCGTGCACCTTTCCAGCCTTTTAACCAGGTATCTCCTTTCCCTTTCTCTTTCTTCTCGGCATCTTCGGTTTTCTCCTTAATATACTCTGCTTCGGTTTGTTTCTTACCAACCATCATTCCGTCATAAACATATTGCACGTTAAGAACAGTTTGTCCTTTTAGGAATCCTAAATCACCTTTTAATTCTTTTACTTTTTGTGCTGAGGCCACACCAAAGGCTAAAACGGCGGCCAAACAAAGGGTAGTTATTCTTTTCATAATTATAAATTTTTTCAAAATTATCACAACTACTCTTTCTCGAATAACCATTTTTTTAAAAATACTACTATTCCAGTATCTTATTCCTTAATTTCCAAAGGATTTCGTTATGTTTGAAAAATTTTTTTATTAAGCAAATCTACCTACTTGCAATCGCCTTACTCTTAAGCTTGGGAAGTTCAGCCCAATTCTTAATTTCCAAAACCTTTATCCGCTCCTATTCAAAAGCTGAATTGGATTCCACACTGAATTCAGTTGGAATTCCGGCAAGTATTGTTGGAACCAAATGGGGTATTGATACTTATAAAGTACTTTACAATACCGTTAGTTGGGACAGCACCTCCACCTATGCCTCCGGTTTACTTGTTGTGCCTCGACTTCCCGGTTGTAGTTTCCCCATTGCCATGTATGCCCATGGAACCATGACCTACAAAGACGATGCTCCTTCCAGAATAGCAGGAATGGAAGCCTATATCGGTTTAATCATTTCCTCCTTTGGATATGTTTCCATTTTACCAGATTATTTAGGAATGGGTGACGGTCCGGGCTTGCATCCATATCAACATAAACATACAGAGGCTACCTGCATAGTCGATCTAATCCGAGCAACCAAAGAAGCTCTTCCCGATTTAAATATTAGTCACAATAATCAATTGTTCTTAACAGGCTATTCCCAAGGTGGGCACGCTGCTATGGCCGCCCAGGAACTCATTCAAAACCACCTCTCGAACGAAATGACCGTAACTGCAAGTGCACCTCTTAGCGGTGCATACTCACTTAGTGGGGTTATGGCCGATTTGCTTCTGTTGGATGACGTTTACCCTGAACCTGCTTATTTGCCCTATTTGGTCTTCGGATGGAACCAAATTTACCACTTTTACGACAACCCTTCTGAAATTTTAGCCTCCCCTTGGGATACCCTGCTTCCTCCCCTTTACGACGGAAACCATAACTTTGGTGAAATAAACAGTATAGCACCCGCAGTTCCTAAAACCATCTTTAAACAAACTCAGATTGACTCATTTATTAATGACAGCAATTATTTCTTTCGAGTTGCCTTGCGCGACAACGATTCCTACCAGTTTGTTCCAACCAGTCCAACCTACATGATGTTTTGCCGCTCCGACACCAGGGTACCTTTCGAAAATGCGGTTACTGCAATTGAATATTTCAACGCAAATGGCTGCCAAAATTGCGATACCCTCGACGTTAATCCGGCTTTGGATCACATGGATTGTGCCCAATTTGCGGTGTTAAACGTTAAACAATTTTTTGAAGGACTAGCAATTCACGATAGTTGTGCGGCTATGTCATACGAAGAATCCGTGGGAGGATGGGAAATTGGTGTAGATTGGATTTACAATCAGTTGGTGGTAAATATGGCCGGTAAAATTTCTGAACCTGCCCAATTATCGGTATTTTCCGTTACCGGCGATTTGGTAGCACGATTTGATGTGAATTTCAAAGACCAACAGTTTTTCCCTATCGAAAACATTGGGGCAGGAGTTTATATTGCACAGCTATCTAGCAAGGAAAAATTGTTCCGAGTGAAAAAATTTGTCGTTGCAAAATAAAATTTTAAAAAGACGAAAAAAGGAGGCAAATCTCCTTATCTTTGCAGCAGTTCTTTACAAACTTATCAAGAACGGTGGAGGGAAAGGCCCTATGAAACCGTAGCAACCGGAGCAATATTCGGTGCTAAGTCCTATCTTCCTTTAAGAAGAAGAGATAAGTCGGTGTACGCTTAATAATTTGATTTAGAAAGCCTCGCTGATTTATTTCAGCGGGGCTTTTTTGTTTTGCTTGTAATCGAACCAACCTAAGGTTTGAAATGAATAAATAATAAAATCCAGTTGCCCGGCAAAATTTAATTTGAAAACACCTTACTCCTTCCTCACCAATTTTTGCCTTTTTAATAAACAAATACTTCTTGCTATTTAATATGACCACTATTTACCAAGCTCTCGAAAAAAGAATTCTCGTCCTCGATGGGGCTATGGGAACTATGATTCAACGTTACCATTTGGAAGAGGCTGATTTCCGCGGTCAGATTTTTTTAAATCACTCCCACCCCTTGAAAGGGAACAACGACCTGCTTTCTATTACCCGACCAGATGTTATTAAAGCCATTCACCGCGAATACCTGCAGGCAGGAGCCGATATTATTGAAACCAATACCTTCAGTGGAACCTGGATTGCCCAAGCCGACTATAAATTGGAAAGTGCAGTTTACGACATCAATTTCCAATCTGCTAAAATTGCTAAGGAAGTTGCAGCTGAATTTACTGCCCAAAACCCCGATAAGCCTCGCTTTGTTGCCGGTGCCATGGGACCCACCAACCGAACCGCTTCCCTCTCCCCCGATGTTAACAACCCGGGCTACCGTGCCATTACCTTCGACCAATTGGTCGACGCATACTCCGAACAAGTAAAGGCACTAATCGAAGGTGGATGCGACCTCCTCCTTGTGGAAACTATCTTCGACACCTTAAATGCCAAAGCAGCGCTTTTCGCCATTGACCAATACTTCGACCAAACCGGCACCAAACTGCCAATCATGGTCAGCGGTACAATCACTGATGCTAGCGGCCGAACCCTTTCCGGACAAACCGTTGAAGCATTTTTACATTCCGTTTCCCACTTGCCTCTTCTTAGTATTGGACTAAACTGCGCCCTTGGTGCACCGCAAATGAGGCCTCACATTCAAACCCTATCTAAAAATACCGAATTCCGAATCTCTGCCTACCCCAACGCAGGTTTGCCTAATGCTTTCGGAGAATACGACGAAACCCCCGACATTACCGCAGCTCACATCCGCGATTGGCTAGAACATAACTTCGTTAATATTGTTGGAGGTTGCTGTGGAACTACTCCGGACCATATTCGTGCCATAGCTAATGAAGCAGCCAAATTCTCTCCCAGACCTCTGCCTCAACTTCCCAAAATCCCTCACTACAGCGGTTTAGAACCTTTAACCATTTACGAGGGTAGCAACTTCATCAATGTGGGTGAAAGAACCAATGTAACAGGTAGTAAAAAATTCGCTAAGCTTATCTTAGAAGGCAATTTCGAAGAAGCACTTGCCATCGCTCGTCAACAAGTTGAAAACGGAGCCCAGGTGATTGATATCAATATGGATGAAGGTATGTTGGATGGCGTTCAGGCCATGACCAACTTCCTAAACCTCATTGCCTCTGAACCCGAAATTTCCAAAGTGCCCATCATGATCGATAGCTCCAAATGGACCGTTTTGGAAGCCGGCCTCAAATGCATTCAGGGTAAAGCCATCGTCAATTCTATCTCCCTTAAAGAAGGTGAAGAAAAATTCATCGAACAGGCCAAACTCGTTCGTCGATATGGCGCCGCCGTAATCGTCATGGCTTTCGATGAAAAAGGACAAGCCGATAATTACCAACGACGTATTGAAGTTTGTGAACGTGCCTACCGAATCCTCACCGAAAAAATAGGATTCCCTGCTACCGACATCATTTTCGACCCCAATATCCTTACTGTTGCAACCGGAATAGAAGAACATAATAACTATGCGGTTGACTTTATCAATGCAACCCGATGGATTAAAGAACATCTCCCCGGAACCAAAGTGAGCGGAGGTGTCAGCAATATATCGTTTTCTTTCCGTGGAAATGAACCCGTGCGTGAAGCCATGCACACCGCTTTCCTATACCATGCCATTAAAGCCGGTTTAGATATGGGAATTGTTAATGCAGGACAAATCGGTGTGTACGACGAAATACCCAAAGACCTCCTGGAACGCGTAGAAGATGTACTCCTGAACCGTAGACCGGATGCAACAGAACGCCTCGTTGAATTTGCCGAAAGCCTGAAAGGTACTAAGGGCAAAGCAGAGAAAAAAGATGAAGAATGGAGGAATGCCCCCGTGGAAGACCGCCTGAAACATGCTCTGATAAAAGGTATGGTCGAGTTTATTGATGCCGATACCGAAGAAGCCCGACTTAAATACGAAAAACCATTGTCTGTTATCGAAGGTCCTCTCATGGACGGCATGAATGTAGTTGGTGACCTGTTTGGACAAGGGAAAATGTTCTTACCTCAGGTTGTGAAAAGCGCCAGGGTTATGAAAAAAGCAGTTGCTTACCTCATGCCATTTATGGATGCAGAAAAAGAAGCCGGGGCAAGCCAATCTCAAGGAAAGGTGCTTATGGCAACCGTAAAAGGCGATGTGCACGATATTGGTAAAAATATCGTTGGCGTAGTTCTAGGTTGTAATAATTACGAAGTTATCGACCTGGGAGTGATGGTTCCTACCGAAAAAATCCTCGATACCGCACTTGCCGAAAATGTGGATGTAATAGGCCTCAGCGGACTTATTACCCCTTCCCTCGACGAAATGGTTTCCATCGCTAAAGAAATGGAACGCAGGGGCATGAAAACACCTCTACTCATCGGCGGAGCAACTACTTCCAGGGTTCATACCGCAGTTAAAATTGAACCACATTACAGCGGAACCACCGTTCACGTCCTGGATGCAAGTCGAAGCGTTCCCGTAGTTAGCAACTTGCTCTCCAAGGATGCTAAAACCAAATTCGAAACCGATTTAAAAGCCGAATACCAAAAACTAAGAGAACATCACAATAAACATAAATCCGAAAAAGAACTCATTAGCCTGGAAGAGGCTAGAAAAAACAAATACCAGGCAAACTGGAACTCCGCCAATCGCATTAAACCATCCTTCCTGGGTATAAAATCCTTCGAAAATTACCCTCTGGACGAAATTGCTCAACACATCGACTGGACTCCCTTTTTCCAAGCCTGGGAATTGGCCGGTAGGTTTCCTAAAATTCTGGATGACGAAATTGTTGGAAAAGAAGCTCAAAAACTCTTTGCTGATGCCCAATCCATGCTTCAACGAATTGTAAACGAAAAATGGCTGACCGCCAAGGCAAGCATTGGTTTTTGGAGAGCAAATCAAGTCAACCACGACGATATCGCTCTGTTTGCTGATGATGCCGGAACCCAACAATTTCAAACCTTGCACACCCTTCGTCAACAAGGTAAAAAAGCTGCGAATGTTCCAAGCTTGGCATTGGCCGATTTTGTCGCCCCTAAAGAAGCAGGCGAAGATTACATCGGCGCCTTTGCACTTACAACAGGTATCGGAATTGAAAAATGGATTGAACAATTTGAAAAAGATCACGACGATTATTCTTCCATCATGCTCAAAGCCCTGGCTGACCGCTTGGCAGAAGCTTTTGCAGAATTAATGCATCGTAAAGTAAGAACCGAATTATGGGGCTATGCTAAATCAGAAAACCTCACCAACGAACAATTAATTGATGAGGCTTACCAAGGAATTCGTCCGGCACCTGGTTATCCTGCTTGTCCGGATCATACCGAAAAACCGGCTATTTTCCAATTGCTCGATGCGGAAAATCTTACCCAAATTCATTTAACCGAAAGCTTGGCTATGTACCCCACTGCTGCTGTTTGTGGCCTGTATTTCGCTCATCCGGAAGCCAAATATTTTGGATTAGGTAAAATCGCCAAAGATCAGGTGGAAGATTATGCCAAACGCAAAGGCCAATCGGTTGAATACATCGAGAAATGGCTGGGCCCGTGGTTAGGTTACTAGTTTATTTATTTGGCGGGTCCCATTCGCATTAACTAAGTGCATCGGCCCAAAAGAAGCAAGGCTCATGGTCGGGCTATACGTTCCAAGTCCTCGCCGCCCGGGCTAACGCCGCGGTCGCCTGTGGGCTTTCCACTGCTATCCCTACCCGACTACAGCCCAAAATTTCACGCTTTGAACTAACCCCATCAAGCTTCCATGTTTGTATGAAAACATACATTTTGGGGTTCCGACCGGGTAGGGATTGTAACGGAAAGCCCACAACCCGAACACTTTCGGGTGAGGACTTGAAGTGAAAAGCCCGACCTGAGCCCTTGCAAAAAACCCTGAAATCGAAACAAAATCGGAAGGCGAAGGGACCCGCCAAAAAAAAGAACGAAATATTCAAAAAAAACAAACCCGGTCAGTTCCTGGAACCGCCGGGTTTAAAAAGCCCCTGAATAGGCTTAAAGAATTTACAATCCGTTAGTTGTTTAGGATTTTAGCATTAGGATAACGTTGTAACCAACTATGAAATGCTTCTTTACTCCTTACGATAATGGTTGTTCTACTGTCTAATTGCACAGTTATTCTTTCAATACCCTCTTCCGACGCTTTGGTTTTTGCTGATCTCGCCATAACTTGTTTCTAATTAACGGGGCTAATGTATGGCTGTTACTGAAAGTGCCAAATGATTTTTCGTTAAAAAGAACTAATATTCGTCATAATTTAGACTAACAACTCAAGCCTGTAAACCAATCCTCACATACCGTAGTCAAGTGCTGATTTTCAACACATTAATTCTTTTTCGAATTCTGTGAAAGCAAAAATCCAATATCTAAACCGGTAAACACCACATAGTAAGTCATAAACCACAAAAGGAAAGAAACTGCATCGGAATTGTGGGTAAATACATAAATTATTATGAAGGCAAAATACAAGGCCAACTTAATGCCCATACTTCCCATAAATACGTTTATAAAACTTTGAGGCCGCCCACTGATGGCATTGGAGACAAAATAATGAGAAACGGATGAGGCAAGGAAAATAAACAATACGCTAAAAGGCAAAACAGGCAGTAAAACCAAATCGGGAACCAACTGATGTGCAATAAATGGAGCGGCAATACAGAGCAAGGCAACCGAACCGGATACCAACATAAACTGAGAAAAACTTTTGGAAAACTTCATACAGGTTAAATACCATTTTTATCCCATTCCAAACCTTGGAAATAGGCCATTTGTTTATTAATTTTTTTAGGAGATAAGGTTCTGCCAATCCAGGCAAACACAGAAACGATAGGACCAATAACTGACAATGCCGCCACGATGTAATACAAAAACAATTTCAATCGAAAATAACGATTGGGGTTTCCGGGACCACCCTTTTTACGAATGAAATTGGCCCAGAGTCCAAAAAGTCGAATAGCCCGGGTTTCGATAGGAATCAGATTAGGATTAACTGCTACCGCATTGGCTTTTACAAGTTCAGGTTGCATGCCTGAAAAATCACCTTTAGACAAATAAGCATGAATAATTTCTCCAAACTTTGAAGCATGTTGAATTTGAGCATCAGTAACACCGGATGGACCAAAAATTCCACCCATAAATCCTTCCTTCTTACCTGCAAATAGCCAAGCTGAAAGGGTAATTAAACTTACCACATTTGAAGCCGGATCTACCAATGCAATATTCCCAACCAATCTTGCCTTACGAACCAATAACAATTCTTTCAATTTTTCCATGGCGTTTAGCCACATATTTCTGCACCCCGTAACAGTAATTATTGGCTTATTGGCAATTAGACTCTTAACATCTTCCTTTTCCAACAAGCCTTGCACTAACAAACTTGGCGATAAAAACCAGGGAGCATAACCAAGAATAACCAAATCGTAGCTCTCCATTTCCTGAATCGGCTCAACCAATAATTCGTCGGGTCGAGGCATGCCCAAAAATGTTTCGGGCATTAAATCAAAAAAAGTAGGAACAGTCCAGGGAAAAGGATAATCCTGAACGGGATAATACCGTTTGTAATCTACCTGATGACCGGCCATTTCCAAAGGCTTGGTTATGGAATTAAGAATTCGGGTAAGCTGTCCGGTTTGGCTCCAATAAAGCACTACTATCTTCGACACATTCTTTTGGTTAAGGAGAAAAAATCGGTCAAAAATAAAAATTTGTCCATGAGTTCTACTTAAAATCCATGGAAACTTAAAAAATGTCAGGGCTTTTTATGTAGGTTTGTGGTCTAAAGTTTAATTCGATTGAGAGTCCTGCTGTCGACATTTGCAATTTTTCTTTCCCTGGTTAGTTCGGGCCAATCGGACATGCTTCTTACCAATGGAAAGCTTAAAAAAGTATATGTTTATTCAATTGATTATTTCCATGTCAGATATGCTAAAAAGCTAAAACCCAACCTTAATTTGGCATTGGTAGAAAGCCAAACTAAAGTATTGGAACAGAATTTCCTGAAGAAACTTTACCTAATAAACACTCATTATAGCCAAAAACTAGAAAAGTATAAAGCCAAGGGAAAAAGTCAGAAGGAAGTGGATGAATTTAGCTTTGATCAAAAAATAAAACAAGCAACAGAAGAAGAAAAGCTTCAAAAAGAAAAAGACCTGGCAATAGCCAAACTCAGTTACCAAGGCTTAAAGAAAAAAAGAAAGGAAATGGTTTTTTCGGTAACAACGGAAGGAGTAGAACAGGTGATTTATAGTCCCGACACCTTGGGTTTTCTGGACTCAAGTAAGGTGGAAGTAGAATACAACGTTGGAGAAATGCGGAGGTATATTAAAGGAGAGCAAGACGGGCGCAAAGTAAAATCGCCTTGGGCTACCGTTTGGGGCACCGGAATTGGAGCCATTGGTGGCATAGGTGGAGCATTTTGGGGGCCAGTGATTCCAGCCACCTATATTGTTTTGGTTGCAGTAAAAAAGAAAAATAAAAACCTGGAAAAACAAGTTCCAAAACCGGAGTTATTAGAAGATGAAGCCTATATGGATGGATTTAATAAAACTGCCAAACGCCGCAAAGTTGCCAATGCTACCTATGGCGGAATTGCCGGACTTGCAGTTGGAATTGGAACTTACCTGTATCTTCTTAGGTTTAAATAGTCAAACCCATTTTAGTTTAAAGCCGCTTTTGAAAAATCAACTTTTCTACCTTTTACTTATTCTTACTTGCTTTGGATTGGGCTGTACACCTTCCGATCCAACCGATCCAACCATCATTGATAATACCAAAGAGACCAACTTTGTTTCTGATTGGATGGAAAAATTGGGAAGTACTTCTTCACGTGCCGGGCTCAATTCCCCCAAAGCTTCCAGGGTATTTGCCTATTGCGGCATTGCTTGCTACGAAGGAATTCACTTTAGCAATACCCAACTCCATTCACTGG includes:
- a CDS encoding carboxylesterase family protein gives rise to the protein MRYLLLFTFLPILGLAQPCRFLSQVFPTISKTSDVVYANAPAIPAVYVSENVTTNQDQTMDIWFPVGDTMAKRPVILFAHGGGFISGSKDNDDMQYLADTFAHYGYVTASMNYRINLNAASTSSVDRAIWRATQDGSAAIRYLKENANTYGIDTNHIFMWGSSAGTFLSLSLMYCSDQERPSSANSGFLQPDLGCKDCVGNNYHHRGRPDALVGCWGAIADTSWISPAEYKPTIMFHGDIDPVVPYSEGYPFSALFTAPWVFGSQRMDQRLNHLNLNHEFYIGTNQLHEYWGVVNGIFPPGPVTDPDYPDIIQKSALFLYQVLGEPGCSAVGINISEQEKCYAFYSEGEIHINCPKNQILKLYNLDGKLIQSFQLNKGLNSQKTQLPSGLYILRGDFELIKLNIQD
- a CDS encoding tungsten formylmethanofuran dehydrogenase, yielding MAEVLYSEKKAQAVSTETLLSAWELMCTAYSMAELYEKNAAVTAKYVHATSRGHEAIQIAVGMQLTKYDYLSAYYRDDSILLSIGMTPYELMLQLLAKRNDPFSGGRTYYSHPSLKRDTMPKIPMQSSATGMQAIPATGVAMGIQYKELQGLTADFEGNYPLVVCSLGDASVTEGEVAEAFQMAVLKKLPILYLVQDNEWDISANATETRAQNAAEYAKGFKGLETRSIDGTDFTSCYQTIQEVMGLIRNERRPFLVHAKVPLLNHHTSGVRKEWYRDDLEKSALRDPMPRLRRQLLAAGLEASEIDTIQKASQLRVEKDYAEALLAPDPQPADLFNHDFAPTPIVSEKGQRSPQGKEKTVMVDCALFAVQEIMEKHPESLLYGQDVGLRLGGVFREAATLAQKFGSNRVFNTPIQEAFIIGSTVGMSAVGLKPIVEVQFADYIWPGLNQLFTEVSRSCYLSDGKWPVSCIIRVPIGAYGSGGPYHSSSVESVLTNIRGIKIAYPSTGADLKGLMKAAYYDPNPVVMLEHKGLYWSKIKGTEEAKTVEPDEDYVIPFGKARLVQEANTSFTHTTCVVITYGMGVYWAMNAAKAFEGRVEVLDLRTLYPLDEEAIFQAAKKHGRCLVLTEEAVNNSFAQSIAARIQQNCFRSLDAPVLTQGAENLPAIPLNSTLEQAMLPNAEKVKLKLEELLSF
- a CDS encoding T9SS type A sorting domain-containing protein — encoded protein: MKNFFIKQIYLLAIALLLSLGSSAQFLISKTFIRSYSKAELDSTLNSVGIPASIVGTKWGIDTYKVLYNTVSWDSTSTYASGLLVVPRLPGCSFPIAMYAHGTMTYKDDAPSRIAGMEAYIGLIISSFGYVSILPDYLGMGDGPGLHPYQHKHTEATCIVDLIRATKEALPDLNISHNNQLFLTGYSQGGHAAMAAQELIQNHLSNEMTVTASAPLSGAYSLSGVMADLLLLDDVYPEPAYLPYLVFGWNQIYHFYDNPSEILASPWDTLLPPLYDGNHNFGEINSIAPAVPKTIFKQTQIDSFINDSNYFFRVALRDNDSYQFVPTSPTYMMFCRSDTRVPFENAVTAIEYFNANGCQNCDTLDVNPALDHMDCAQFAVLNVKQFFEGLAIHDSCAAMSYEESVGGWEIGVDWIYNQLVVNMAGKISEPAQLSVFSVTGDLVARFDVNFKDQQFFPIENIGAGVYIAQLSSKEKLFRVKKFVVAK